A part of Acidobacteriota bacterium genomic DNA contains:
- the frr gene encoding ribosome recycling factor, with the protein MQKECISKIEKRMNLTIEDVKHKLAVIRTGRASLAILNGVTVNYYGTETPISQISKLSIPDPAMIIAHPFDPSVMEAIEKAILKADLGLNPISDGKVIRIPIPPLTEERRKQLGKKVNQIGEEGKTALRQIRRDGNEEIKMLEKDKKISQDEEHKSYDEIQKITDKFVMKIDDLVKNKNKELMEL; encoded by the coding sequence ATGCAGAAAGAATGCATTTCAAAAATAGAGAAGAGGATGAACCTGACAATCGAAGACGTGAAACACAAACTTGCTGTCATCAGAACGGGGAGAGCATCCCTGGCAATCCTCAATGGCGTGACCGTCAACTACTATGGAACCGAAACTCCAATCAGTCAGATATCCAAACTCTCAATCCCGGATCCCGCCATGATCATCGCTCATCCCTTCGACCCGAGTGTCATGGAAGCGATTGAGAAAGCCATCCTGAAGGCTGATCTTGGTCTGAATCCGATCAGCGATGGAAAGGTCATCCGAATCCCCATTCCTCCCCTGACGGAGGAGCGCAGGAAGCAGCTCGGCAAGAAAGTCAACCAGATTGGAGAGGAGGGGAAGACGGCTCTCAGGCAGATTAGGCGTGATGGCAACGAAGAGATCAAGATGCTGGAGAAAGATAAAAAGATATCGCAGGATGAAGAGCACAAGAGTTATGATGAGATTCAGAAGATAACGGATAAATTCGTCATGAAGATAGATGATCTCGTCAAAAACAAGAACAAAGAGCTCATGGAACTCTGA
- the pyrH gene encoding UMP kinase: MTDLPERSLKYNRILLKLSGEALMGTEGYGISASTIESISEEIREVYDLGVEVALVIGGGNIFRGVSARAVGMDRVAADHMGMLATIINALAIQDSLEKLGLVTRVLSAIEVRAVAEPFYRRRAIRHLEKKRVIIMAAGTGNPFFTTDSAAALRAMEVKAEVLLKATKVDGIYTNDPEKHPDAKLIKSISYLGVLEKGLKVIDSTAISLCMDNRLPIIVFNIRKKGNIKRIILGEDVGSIIKES; the protein is encoded by the coding sequence GTGACAGACCTTCCTGAACGAAGCCTTAAGTACAATAGGATTCTGCTCAAGCTAAGCGGTGAGGCGCTGATGGGAACCGAGGGGTACGGGATCAGCGCCAGCACAATCGAATCCATCTCCGAAGAAATCCGGGAAGTTTATGATCTCGGAGTGGAGGTAGCCCTCGTCATTGGCGGGGGAAACATCTTCCGTGGCGTATCTGCTCGCGCTGTCGGCATGGATCGCGTGGCCGCGGACCATATGGGGATGCTTGCCACAATTATCAATGCACTGGCCATCCAGGATTCTCTGGAAAAACTGGGCCTTGTCACTCGCGTCCTTTCCGCCATTGAGGTGAGAGCTGTTGCCGAACCGTTCTACAGGCGGAGGGCTATCCGTCACCTGGAAAAGAAGAGGGTCATCATCATGGCAGCCGGAACGGGCAACCCCTTCTTCACGACTGACAGCGCCGCTGCCCTGCGAGCCATGGAAGTGAAGGCGGAGGTCCTCCTGAAGGCAACCAAAGTCGATGGGATCTACACCAATGACCCCGAGAAGCACCCCGATGCGAAGCTGATCAAATCTATCTCATATCTGGGAGTTCTGGAAAAAGGGTTGAAGGTGATCGATTCCACCGCCATTTCACTGTGCATGGATAACCGGCTGCCGATTATAGTCTTTAACATCCGAAAGAAGGGAAACATAAAACGGATCATTCTGGGAGAGGATGTCGGTTCGATCATCAAGGAGTCCTGA
- the tsf gene encoding translation elongation factor Ts, protein MNAGDQANISAGLVKELREKTGAGVMDCKVALSEAKGNVDEAVKILRKKGLAAAFKKSGRTTSEGIIGSYIHPGGKIGVLLEVSCETDFVARTADFQQLVKDLAMQIAASSPRFVGREQVTEEVLIAEREIYRSQAAASGKPEKVLEKIVDGKMEKFYAEACLLEQPFVKNMDVTVKDHIASLISKIGENIQVKRFVRFALGEGNS, encoded by the coding sequence ATGAACGCGGGAGATCAGGCAAATATCAGCGCGGGGCTTGTCAAGGAGCTTCGTGAAAAGACCGGCGCGGGAGTCATGGACTGCAAGGTGGCTCTCAGTGAGGCGAAAGGGAACGTCGATGAAGCGGTCAAGATTCTAAGGAAGAAGGGACTGGCCGCGGCTTTCAAGAAGTCGGGCAGGACGACTTCCGAAGGAATCATCGGTTCATACATCCATCCTGGCGGGAAGATCGGCGTGCTCCTGGAGGTCAGTTGCGAGACCGATTTCGTAGCCAGGACCGCGGATTTCCAGCAGCTCGTCAAAGATCTTGCCATGCAGATCGCCGCTTCATCTCCACGGTTTGTTGGTAGAGAGCAGGTCACCGAAGAGGTTCTTATAGCCGAGAGGGAGATCTACAGGAGTCAGGCGGCGGCTTCAGGAAAGCCCGAAAAGGTGTTGGAGAAAATCGTCGATGGAAAAATGGAAAAGTTCTATGCGGAAGCTTGCCTCCTTGAACAACCCTTCGTCAAGAACATGGACGTCACGGTGAAAGATCACATCGCCTCCCTCATTTCGAAGATCGGCGAGAACATTCAGGTGAAGAGATTCGTACGGTTTGCTCTTGGAGAGGGTAACAGTTAG
- the rpsB gene encoding 30S ribosomal protein S2: MASVELKELLEAGVHFGHQTKRWNPKMKPYIFGQRNNIYIIDLQKTLDKFREAANFVTELASRGNKIIFLGTKRQAQDVISEEAVRCGMPFVNQRWLGGLLTNFRTVIKGVNRLNKLEEILKPENHGNLSKKERARLEKERVKLEKVLSGIRTLESLPDAIFIVDPKKERIAVSEASKIGIPIVAVVDTNCDPENIDYVIPGNDDAIRAIKLFTSKIADSVIEGVNLFISAKKDEIAEKEKLAEAERAASISRMREIRKEIVAAKMAKAELEHEEVDKETDVVKTREKMIKLARSRDKKGFREPKGDKKKG, encoded by the coding sequence TTGGCATCAGTAGAATTGAAGGAACTGCTAGAAGCGGGGGTTCATTTCGGGCATCAGACAAAACGCTGGAACCCGAAGATGAAGCCTTACATTTTTGGCCAGAGGAACAATATTTACATCATCGATCTTCAGAAAACCCTGGATAAATTCCGCGAAGCCGCCAATTTCGTTACCGAGCTGGCATCTCGTGGAAACAAAATCATCTTTCTTGGGACGAAAAGGCAGGCTCAAGACGTCATCAGTGAGGAGGCCGTCCGCTGCGGAATGCCCTTCGTGAATCAGAGATGGCTCGGCGGACTTCTGACGAACTTTCGCACGGTGATCAAGGGCGTAAACAGGCTAAACAAACTCGAAGAGATCCTCAAGCCGGAGAATCATGGGAATCTCAGCAAGAAGGAGAGAGCCAGGCTGGAAAAGGAGAGGGTCAAACTGGAAAAGGTGCTTAGCGGGATCCGGACTCTGGAATCGCTCCCGGATGCCATTTTCATCGTCGATCCCAAGAAGGAAAGGATCGCCGTCAGCGAGGCGTCCAAGATAGGAATTCCCATCGTCGCGGTCGTGGATACCAACTGTGACCCTGAGAACATCGATTATGTCATTCCTGGTAACGATGATGCCATCAGGGCCATTAAGCTCTTCACCTCCAAGATCGCCGATTCAGTCATCGAAGGAGTCAATCTCTTCATCAGCGCGAAGAAGGATGAGATTGCTGAGAAAGAAAAGCTGGCAGAGGCAGAGAGGGCGGCATCGATCTCAAGGATGAGAGAGATCAGGAAGGAGATCGTAGCAGCCAAGATGGCGAAAGCCGAGCTCGAACATGAAGAGGTTGACAAGGAAACTGATGTAGTAAAAACGCGGGAGAAGATGATCAAGCTTGCCAGGAGCCGGGATAAGAAAGGATTCCGGGAGCCCAAAGGCGATAAAAAGAAAGGTTAG
- the rpsI gene encoding 30S ribosomal protein S9: MSSVIQYYGTGRRKTSVARVFLRPGSGNITVNEESFDKYFPSKAIKMIIKQPLAVTDTIDKFDIKITVNGGGISGQAGAVRHGIAKALLEYNKELRKKLKVEGFLTRDPRAKERKKYGQKGARKRFQYSKR, translated from the coding sequence ATGTCAAGCGTTATTCAATACTATGGGACGGGAAGAAGAAAGACGTCTGTTGCGAGGGTCTTCCTTCGCCCCGGAAGCGGGAACATCACAGTCAACGAGGAGAGCTTCGATAAGTATTTCCCGAGCAAGGCCATCAAGATGATCATCAAGCAGCCTCTTGCCGTGACAGATACGATCGATAAGTTCGACATCAAAATCACCGTCAATGGAGGAGGGATAAGCGGCCAGGCTGGTGCAGTCCGGCATGGCATCGCCAAGGCCCTTCTCGAATACAACAAAGAGCTTCGGAAGAAGTTAAAAGTGGAAGGCTTCCTGACGCGCGACCCGAGGGCGAAGGAACGAAAGAAATACGGCCAGAAGGGGGCCAGGAAGAGATTCCAGTACTCGAAACGTTAA